From Pseudodesulfovibrio alkaliphilus, one genomic window encodes:
- a CDS encoding acyl-CoA thioesterase translates to MKPKSAKESEVVMTHLVLPQDANPAGNLHGGVILRHIDTTAGVVAKRHTRGNVVTVSIDRMAFKQPAYMGELLIFKASLNHVGRSSMEIGVRVEAENLRTGEVRHTNSAYLTFVALDDGGKPTPVPPLLLDTPTAERRHREAELRREMRQRERAIEEGKAQPC, encoded by the coding sequence ATGAAGCCGAAATCGGCCAAGGAATCCGAAGTCGTCATGACCCATCTGGTGTTGCCTCAGGACGCCAATCCGGCGGGCAACCTGCATGGCGGGGTCATCCTGCGTCATATAGACACCACGGCGGGCGTGGTGGCCAAGCGGCACACCCGCGGCAACGTGGTCACGGTGTCCATCGACCGCATGGCTTTCAAGCAGCCCGCCTACATGGGCGAGCTATTGATATTCAAGGCCAGCCTCAACCATGTGGGCCGCTCCAGCATGGAGATCGGCGTCCGCGTGGAGGCCGAGAACCTGCGCACAGGCGAGGTCAGGCACACCAACTCCGCCTACCTCACCTTTGTGGCGCTGGACGACGGCGGCAAGCCCACCCCGGTGCCGCCCCTGCTGCTGGATACGCCCACGGCCGAGCGACGCCACCGCGAGGCAGAGCTGCGGCGCGAGATGCGCCAACGCGAGCGGGCCATCGAGGAGGGCAAGGCCCAGCCTTGCTGA
- a CDS encoding DMT family transporter, with amino-acid sequence MTGFIVGAVIISFSSIMVRLADVPPDVAGFYRLTGGGLGMAVILWRLGKLRQMTPHVWRWSLVSAVFFAADFYCWHRAIGLVGPGLATMLANFQVIALAAVSVLFLRERVSRPFLLAIPMALTGLYLMVGVSWASFTPEFRLGVVYGLLTALFYALYLLALKFSLSRAGVDALAMAGAVALITGLMLGGLALGRGDSFAIPDTRSLAALAALALVCHAVGWYLITRGIQQVRTSLVGLILLLQPTLSYVWDILFFDKATSPVELTGVALALAAIYLGSLKKQG; translated from the coding sequence ATGACCGGGTTCATCGTCGGAGCCGTGATCATCAGCTTCTCGTCGATCATGGTCAGGCTGGCCGACGTGCCGCCCGACGTGGCGGGGTTCTATCGTCTGACGGGCGGCGGTCTGGGCATGGCCGTGATCCTCTGGCGGCTGGGCAAGCTGCGCCAGATGACGCCGCATGTCTGGCGCTGGTCCCTGGTTTCGGCCGTTTTTTTTGCCGCCGACTTTTACTGCTGGCACCGGGCCATCGGGCTGGTGGGGCCGGGACTGGCCACCATGCTCGCCAACTTTCAGGTCATCGCCCTGGCCGCGGTCTCGGTTCTCTTTCTGCGGGAGCGCGTTTCCAGGCCGTTTCTGCTGGCCATCCCCATGGCCCTGACCGGGCTTTATCTGATGGTCGGCGTGTCCTGGGCCTCTTTCACCCCGGAGTTCCGTCTGGGCGTGGTCTATGGCCTGCTGACCGCCCTGTTCTATGCCCTGTATCTGCTTGCCCTCAAGTTTTCCCTGAGCCGGGCCGGGGTCGATGCCCTGGCCATGGCCGGGGCCGTGGCCCTGATCACCGGGCTGATGCTCGGCGGGCTTGCCCTTGGCCGGGGCGACTCCTTTGCCATCCCGGACACCCGTTCCCTGGCCGCCCTGGCCGCGTTGGCCCTTGTCTGTCACGCTGTGGGGTGGTATCTCATCACCCGGGGCATCCAGCAGGTCCGCACCTCGCTGGTGGGGCTCATCCTGCTGTTGCAGCCCACGCTCTCCTATGTCTGGGACATCCTTTTCTTCGACAAGGCGACCAGCCCGGTGGAGTTGACCGGCGTTGCCCTGGCCCTGGCGGCCATCTATCTCGGCTCCCTCAAGAAACAGGGGTGA
- a CDS encoding YkgJ family cysteine cluster protein — MHDDQTKEFLASLPELEQGKTYHFRCHPDIACFNACCSDLNLVLTPYDILRLRRSLGLGSVDFLRAHTTMHRVPDTGFPEFRLRMIDNQARSCPFVRDAGCSVYPDRPGACRMYPLGRATRPDGQGGVREHFFIVREDHCLGFAEPHEWTGDSWKQDQGFLAYTASNDRFMHLLARIRQTGSPVPEKMGHMATLALYKLDEFQRFIVQTRLFDRLEMDAERREAVLKDEAAALEFALDWLELMLFQTTPNLVARRAS, encoded by the coding sequence ATGCACGACGACCAGACCAAGGAATTCCTGGCCAGCCTGCCCGAGCTGGAACAAGGCAAGACATACCACTTCAGGTGCCACCCGGACATCGCCTGTTTCAACGCCTGTTGCAGCGACCTCAACCTGGTGCTCACTCCCTACGACATTCTGCGCCTTCGCCGCTCCCTGGGCCTTGGCAGCGTCGATTTCCTGCGCGCCCACACCACCATGCACCGGGTGCCGGACACCGGGTTTCCCGAGTTCCGGCTGCGGATGATAGACAATCAGGCCCGCAGCTGTCCCTTTGTCCGCGACGCGGGATGCTCGGTCTACCCGGACAGGCCCGGAGCCTGCCGCATGTATCCCCTGGGCAGGGCCACCCGGCCCGATGGCCAGGGCGGGGTGCGTGAGCATTTTTTCATCGTGCGCGAGGATCACTGTCTCGGCTTTGCCGAGCCGCACGAATGGACCGGCGACTCCTGGAAGCAGGACCAGGGTTTCTTGGCCTACACCGCCAGCAACGACCGCTTCATGCACCTGCTGGCCCGCATCCGCCAGACCGGCTCCCCCGTGCCCGAAAAGATGGGCCACATGGCCACCCTGGCCCTCTACAAACTCGACGAATTCCAGCGCTTCATCGTCCAGACCCGGCTCTTCGACCGCCTGGAGATGGACGCGGAGCGTCGCGAGGCCGTGCTCAAGGATGAGGCAGCCGCCCTGGAATTCGCCCTGGACTGGCTTGAGCTGATGCTCTTCCAAACCACCCCGAACCTTGTTGCCCGGAGAGCGTCATGA
- a CDS encoding VOC family protein, whose translation MPTYTGINHLAMVTGDMDATLRFWRDLLGMRLVAGLGHPGYRHYFLEISGQDMIAFFEWPGIEPVPERDHGFPVRGPVCFDHVSFGVAGQDDLWEIKDRLEAAGFWCSEVVDHGFIHSIYAFDPNNIPIEFSAPVAGVDIRRTPAMADSEPCAEACKGPDPQPGVWPPVTRPTPQEDRLAYEGEGEKVLEAVNAPGRGWPPKG comes from the coding sequence ATGCCCACCTACACCGGCATCAATCATCTGGCCATGGTCACTGGCGACATGGACGCCACCCTGCGCTTCTGGCGCGACCTGCTGGGAATGCGTCTGGTGGCCGGGCTGGGCCATCCGGGCTATCGCCATTATTTCCTTGAGATTTCCGGGCAGGACATGATCGCCTTTTTCGAGTGGCCGGGCATCGAGCCCGTGCCCGAGCGCGATCACGGCTTTCCGGTGCGGGGTCCGGTCTGTTTCGATCACGTCTCCTTCGGGGTGGCGGGCCAGGACGACCTGTGGGAGATCAAGGACAGGCTCGAAGCGGCCGGGTTCTGGTGCTCCGAGGTGGTGGACCACGGCTTTATCCATTCCATCTACGCCTTTGATCCCAACAACATTCCCATTGAGTTCAGTGCTCCGGTAGCGGGGGTGGACATCCGCAGAACCCCGGCCATGGCCGACAGCGAGCCCTGCGCCGAGGCCTGCAAGGGACCGGACCCGCAGCCAGGGGTCTGGCCGCCCGTAACCCGGCCCACGCCGCAGGAGGACCGGCTGGCCTACGAGGGCGAGGGAGAGAAGGTGCTTGAGGCCGTCAATGCCCCTGGCCGGGGCTGGCCGCCCAAGGGGTGA
- the rfaE2 gene encoding D-glycero-beta-D-manno-heptose 1-phosphate adenylyltransferase, with amino-acid sequence MTLPANPKLMSIRTFLKRKAELPSGHRLVFTNGCYDILHPGHVDLLTRARALGDFLVLGLNSDESVRMLGKGDDRPLNTQDERAFVLAGLACVDAIIVFHESTPLELIKAVRPQVLVKGGDWAPDTIVGREVVEQAGGTVHSLPLLPGYSTTSFVERLRKG; translated from the coding sequence ATGACCCTGCCCGCCAACCCCAAGCTCATGTCCATCCGCACCTTTCTCAAGAGAAAGGCAGAGCTGCCCTCCGGCCACCGGCTGGTCTTCACCAACGGCTGCTACGACATCCTGCACCCAGGGCATGTGGATCTGCTGACCCGCGCCCGCGCCCTGGGGGACTTCCTGGTCCTCGGTCTCAATTCCGACGAATCGGTGCGGATGCTCGGCAAGGGTGATGACCGACCGCTGAACACCCAGGACGAACGCGCATTCGTTCTTGCCGGGCTGGCCTGCGTGGACGCCATCATCGTCTTCCACGAGTCCACGCCGCTGGAACTGATCAAGGCGGTCCGGCCCCAGGTCCTGGTCAAGGGCGGCGACTGGGCTCCGGATACCATCGTGGGCCGCGAGGTGGTCGAGCAGGCTGGCGGCACGGTCCACAGTCTGCCGCTCTTGCCCGGATACTCCACCACCAGTTTCGTGGAGCGCCTCCGCAAAGGCTGA
- a CDS encoding HDOD domain-containing protein, with product MILSQLAPGMTLANDLTTAEGRLLLPRGAMLTEAHIRTCRVWGVVEADIQGDENESNDRFTSFDQIHPEVLEACKILAAQRFVLNNAQRPVVRELARLYVLRQARGFAPEQARWMVAACQHDDTVDIFAPPPTSETGISPEAVVRQEMELASLPAIFFQITESLNNPRSSASYVAEVISKDVALSARLLKMVNTPFYGFPSRIDTLSRAVTIVGTNQLTNLALGVSIIAAFDGVPEEFFTLKEFWLHSVTCGIVARLLAGRAGLDGDEKFFVAGLLHDIGRLVMLKNHLKASIEVLRPAKVGRRGLVDVERAVWGCTHADIGGRMLKSWRLPAFLEVLVQHHHTPMEASMPMEAAVVHAADFVTHGLGIGSSGASLVPELDMRAWKRLGLSEADLPEIVRQAERQADDVMAAFFPDEA from the coding sequence ATGATTTTGTCGCAGCTTGCGCCGGGCATGACCCTGGCCAACGACCTGACCACGGCCGAGGGCCGCCTGCTCTTGCCCCGTGGGGCCATGCTCACCGAGGCGCACATCCGCACCTGCCGGGTGTGGGGCGTGGTGGAGGCCGACATTCAGGGCGACGAAAACGAGTCCAACGACCGCTTCACCTCCTTTGACCAGATCCACCCCGAGGTGCTCGAAGCCTGCAAGATCCTGGCGGCCCAGCGCTTTGTCCTCAACAACGCCCAGCGGCCCGTGGTCAGGGAACTGGCCCGGCTCTATGTGCTGCGCCAGGCGCGTGGGTTTGCGCCCGAGCAGGCGCGCTGGATGGTCGCCGCCTGCCAGCATGACGATACCGTGGACATCTTCGCCCCGCCGCCCACCAGCGAGACGGGCATCAGCCCCGAGGCCGTGGTGCGCCAGGAGATGGAGCTGGCCTCGCTGCCCGCCATTTTCTTCCAGATCACCGAGAGCCTGAACAACCCGCGCAGCTCGGCCTCCTACGTGGCCGAGGTCATCAGCAAGGATGTGGCCCTCTCGGCAAGGCTGCTCAAGATGGTCAACACCCCCTTCTACGGCTTTCCCAGCCGGATCGACACCCTGTCGCGGGCCGTGACCATCGTGGGCACCAACCAGCTGACCAACCTGGCCCTTGGCGTGTCGATCATCGCCGCCTTTGACGGGGTGCCCGAGGAATTCTTCACCCTCAAGGAATTCTGGCTCCACTCGGTGACCTGCGGCATCGTGGCCCGGCTGCTGGCTGGACGGGCCGGGCTGGACGGCGACGAAAAGTTCTTCGTGGCCGGACTGCTCCACGACATCGGCCGATTGGTCATGCTCAAGAACCATCTCAAGGCGTCCATCGAGGTGCTGCGACCGGCCAAAGTGGGACGACGGGGACTGGTGGATGTCGAACGCGCTGTCTGGGGCTGCACCCATGCCGACATCGGCGGCCGGATGCTCAAGAGCTGGCGGCTGCCCGCCTTTCTCGAGGTGCTGGTCCAGCACCACCACACGCCCATGGAGGCGTCCATGCCCATGGAGGCGGCGGTGGTCCACGCGGCCGACTTCGTCACCCACGGCCTGGGCATCGGCTCCAGCGGCGCCTCCCTCGTGCCGGAGCTGGACATGCGGGCGTGGAAGCGGCTCGGGTTAAGCGAGGCGGACCTGCCGGAAATCGTGCGTCAGGCCGAACGCCAGGCCGACGATGTCATGGCCGCCTTCTTCCCGGACGAGGCTTAA
- the selD gene encoding selenide, water dikinase SelD, protein MTKLKLVSMVKAAGUAAKIAPGDLEQALSGMYARTDDRVLAGGPGDNEDAVVLTFPPGRALVQTVDFFTPVVNDPYRFGRIAAANALSDVYAMGGEPFSAMNIVCFPVKKLPPEVLREVLRGGRDAVVEAGAVPSGGHSVEDDEIKYGLAVSGTVDPARFASNRGVSPGDVLVLTKPVGTGVLATAIKGEMPGCEAMEDTLFAVCGRLNRAGGRVIAELGLTGATDITGFGLGGHLIELADASRVTMELNMDAVPLIPGALDLAAMGLLPAGSICNRIHYLQRTQVAPGLDPIALDMMFDAQTSGGLLLAVPPDKLDRAVALLEAAGDLAAQVGVARTRDQDTPLIIL, encoded by the coding sequence ATGACGAAGCTCAAGCTCGTAAGCATGGTCAAAGCGGCCGGCTGAGCCGCCAAGATCGCTCCGGGGGACCTGGAGCAGGCACTTTCGGGCATGTATGCCCGCACGGATGACCGCGTGTTGGCCGGAGGCCCCGGCGACAACGAGGACGCTGTTGTGTTGACCTTTCCTCCGGGCAGGGCGTTGGTTCAGACCGTGGATTTTTTCACCCCGGTGGTCAACGATCCCTACCGCTTCGGCCGCATCGCCGCGGCCAATGCCCTCTCCGATGTCTACGCCATGGGCGGCGAACCCTTCTCGGCCATGAACATCGTCTGTTTCCCCGTCAAAAAGCTTCCGCCCGAGGTGCTGCGCGAGGTGCTGCGCGGCGGCCGCGATGCGGTGGTGGAGGCCGGAGCCGTGCCCTCGGGCGGTCACAGCGTGGAGGACGACGAAATCAAGTACGGCCTCGCCGTTTCCGGCACGGTCGATCCGGCACGGTTCGCGTCCAACCGGGGCGTTAGCCCCGGAGATGTGCTGGTCCTGACCAAGCCCGTTGGCACCGGGGTGTTGGCCACGGCCATCAAGGGCGAGATGCCGGGCTGCGAGGCCATGGAGGACACCCTGTTCGCGGTGTGCGGACGGCTCAACCGGGCTGGCGGCCGGGTCATCGCCGAGCTGGGGCTGACCGGGGCCACGGACATCACCGGCTTCGGCCTGGGCGGCCACCTCATTGAGCTGGCCGATGCCAGCCGCGTGACCATGGAGCTGAACATGGACGCCGTGCCGCTCATTCCCGGTGCGTTGGATCTGGCGGCCATGGGCCTGCTCCCGGCCGGGTCCATCTGCAACCGTATTCACTACCTGCAACGCACCCAGGTGGCTCCGGGCCTGGACCCTATTGCCCTGGACATGATGTTCGATGCCCAGACCTCGGGCGGGCTGCTCCTGGCCGTGCCGCCGGACAAGCTCGACCGGGCCGTGGCCTTGCTGGAAGCGGCCGGGGATCTGGCCGCGCAAGTCGGCGTGGCCCGAACCAGAGACCAAGACACCCCCCTGATCATCCTCTGA
- a CDS encoding CPBP family intramembrane glutamic endopeptidase, translating to MSRATILVLAYLPYYLNDFVNIAVTDYTVWVLIDYAMRFGILAFLLLMLRRGALDRAALGLSWPPVTDLILWTVGTSAVAMAYLWLSEFVLAPYYPTWALGGVPLDTASPLFRFDATAGLVLVAVSEELVCRGLALSVLRPRLSTPALYAVSALLFSLMHWSLSAHTLTDAFVYGLILTPAVLATGSVWPSTIVHFLINFVLYNM from the coding sequence ATGAGCCGCGCCACCATCCTTGTCCTGGCTTATCTCCCGTACTATCTCAATGATTTCGTTAACATCGCCGTCACAGACTACACGGTATGGGTGCTCATCGACTATGCCATGCGCTTTGGCATCCTCGCCTTTCTGCTGCTCATGCTCCGGCGCGGAGCCCTGGACCGGGCGGCCCTCGGCCTGTCTTGGCCGCCGGTCACGGACCTGATCCTGTGGACCGTGGGTACCTCGGCGGTAGCCATGGCCTATCTCTGGCTCTCGGAGTTCGTCCTGGCCCCGTATTATCCCACCTGGGCCTTGGGCGGGGTGCCGCTCGACACTGCCTCGCCCCTGTTTCGCTTTGATGCCACGGCCGGGCTGGTGCTGGTGGCCGTGAGCGAGGAGCTGGTCTGCCGGGGGCTGGCCCTGTCCGTGCTCCGACCGCGCCTCTCCACCCCGGCCCTGTACGCGGTCTCGGCCCTGCTCTTCTCCCTGATGCACTGGTCCCTGTCGGCCCACACCCTGACCGACGCCTTTGTCTACGGCCTGATCCTGACCCCGGCTGTCCTGGCCACCGGCTCTGTCTGGCCCTCCACCATCGTCCATTTCCTGATCAATTTCGTCCTCTACAATATGTAG
- the sfsA gene encoding DNA/RNA nuclease SfsA codes for MADTACFIHHPGECCRARFVRRYKRFTVEAVALDGPDSGRTVLAHTNNTGSMLGLLRPGTVALLSPAASRGRKLPYTLEAMELHGRFVGVNTLTPNRMLRRAWETRSLPELAEYDTFRAEARTGQSRLDARLDGPGGPLWVECKNVTMVEDEVACFPDAVTERGHKHLRELMALAATGARVALFFLIQRTDGRCFGPADVVDPVYAGLFYEALERGVEAWPLVARVDRSGVRLGRRLAVVRP; via the coding sequence TTGGCTGACACCGCATGTTTCATCCACCACCCCGGCGAATGCTGCCGGGCCAGGTTCGTCAGGCGATACAAGCGGTTCACCGTGGAGGCTGTGGCCCTTGACGGCCCTGATTCCGGCCGCACGGTACTGGCCCACACCAACAACACCGGCTCCATGCTCGGCCTGTTGCGGCCCGGAACCGTGGCCCTGCTTTCGCCTGCAGCCAGTCGCGGCCGCAAGCTGCCCTACACCCTGGAGGCCATGGAGCTGCACGGCCGGTTCGTGGGAGTGAACACCCTGACCCCGAACCGGATGCTGCGCCGCGCCTGGGAGACTCGCTCCCTGCCGGAGCTGGCGGAGTACGACACCTTCCGCGCCGAGGCCCGGACCGGCCAGAGCCGCCTGGATGCCCGGCTGGACGGCCCGGGCGGCCCGCTGTGGGTGGAGTGCAAGAACGTGACCATGGTGGAGGACGAGGTGGCCTGTTTTCCCGACGCCGTGACCGAGCGCGGCCACAAACACCTGCGCGAGCTGATGGCCCTGGCCGCCACCGGGGCGCGGGTGGCCCTCTTCTTCCTCATCCAGCGGACCGACGGGCGCTGCTTCGGCCCGGCCGACGTGGTGGACCCGGTCTATGCAGGATTGTTTTACGAGGCCCTTGAACGGGGCGTGGAAGCCTGGCCCCTGGTTGCCCGGGTGGACCGATCCGGGGTCCGGCTCGGTCGCAGGCTTGCGGTGGTGCGGCCATGA
- a CDS encoding glycosyltransferase produces the protein MPRLTESSSDSLPEASGQSTAAPATVHHTGLEWTGGATRVARLLASGMAETGAGVRLTCEVAEPGPHGEAASVLSATMVAPCGFGPQLAAGETAHIHCTGDWPGLLNAIPEGARAVITLHDCELFTGGCPYPLDCPALDRECADPCPRKFPHSRRVRQVKRLSLRRLGPTLVAPSRWLARLAGEHLGLPVAVIPNGIPWPARSMSRREARVRLGILPAARVAVFAAHGGLGAAYKAGSAWRSLWQGIKARVPQALCFAVGGDSESRDGDLVIWPYVERERLALLMAAADVLLYPTLADNHSLVILEAMAQGLPVVAHGVGGVPEQVAHDTTGLLVGPGDRAGFVEAAAALLADPARCRALGANAFASGRKRFTVERMIADYAKVYARLREPRPSSEEE, from the coding sequence GTGCCGCGCCTGACGGAATCGTCGTCCGATTCATTGCCCGAGGCTTCGGGGCAATCCACGGCGGCCCCGGCCACGGTCCATCACACGGGCCTTGAGTGGACCGGCGGGGCCACGCGTGTGGCCCGGCTGCTGGCCTCTGGAATGGCCGAAACGGGCGCTGGTGTGCGTCTGACCTGCGAGGTGGCCGAGCCCGGACCGCACGGGGAGGCGGCCTCGGTCCTGTCGGCGACCATGGTCGCGCCGTGCGGCTTCGGCCCGCAACTGGCTGCGGGCGAGACGGCCCACATCCACTGTACCGGCGACTGGCCCGGTCTGCTCAACGCCATTCCAGAGGGAGCCAGGGCGGTAATCACCCTGCACGACTGCGAGCTGTTCACCGGGGGCTGCCCCTATCCTCTGGACTGTCCGGCCCTGGACCGGGAATGCGCCGACCCTTGCCCCCGCAAATTTCCCCACAGCCGCCGGGTGCGTCAGGTCAAGCGCCTGTCGCTGCGTCGGCTCGGTCCGACCCTGGTCGCGCCGTCGCGCTGGCTGGCCCGGCTGGCCGGGGAGCACCTCGGGCTGCCCGTGGCCGTCATTCCCAACGGCATCCCCTGGCCCGCCCGCTCCATGTCCCGCCGAGAGGCGCGTGTCCGGCTGGGCATTCTTCCGGCGGCACGGGTGGCCGTGTTCGCGGCCCACGGGGGCCTCGGCGCGGCCTACAAGGCAGGGAGCGCCTGGCGCTCCCTGTGGCAGGGGATCAAGGCGCGGGTGCCCCAGGCTCTTTGCTTTGCCGTGGGCGGCGACAGCGAGAGCCGCGACGGAGATCTGGTCATCTGGCCCTATGTGGAGCGCGAACGCCTGGCCCTGCTCATGGCCGCCGCCGATGTCCTCCTCTATCCCACCCTGGCCGATAACCACTCCCTGGTCATCCTCGAGGCCATGGCCCAGGGGTTGCCCGTGGTGGCCCACGGCGTGGGCGGGGTGCCGGAGCAGGTGGCCCACGACACGACCGGCCTGCTGGTCGGGCCGGGCGACCGGGCTGGCTTTGTCGAGGCTGCGGCCGCGCTCCTGGCCGACCCGGCCCGCTGCCGGGCGCTCGGGGCCAACGCCTTTGCCTCGGGCCGCAAACGGTTCACGGTGGAGCGCATGATCGCCGACTATGCCAAGGTCTATGCCCGGCTCCGGGAGCCGCGCCCTTCATCGGAGGAAGAATGA